From Candidatus Leptovillus gracilis, the proteins below share one genomic window:
- a CDS encoding phosphotransferase family protein: MTPDTMDVRPDERLDEARLAAYLYGRLPGSDQPLTVRQFGGGAANLTYLLDYGA, from the coding sequence ATGACGCCCGATACCATGGATGTCCGACCCGATGAGCGGTTGGATGAGGCCAGACTGGCGGCCTATCTGTACGGCCGTCTGCCAGGCAGCGACCAGCCCCTCACCGTGCGCCAGTTTGGCGGTGGGGCCGCTAACCTCACCTACCTGTTGGATTATGGCGCGCA